One window of the Chitinimonas sp. BJYL2 genome contains the following:
- the odhB gene encoding 2-oxoglutarate dehydrogenase complex dihydrolipoyllysine-residue succinyltransferase has protein sequence MLIEVKVPQLPESVSEATLVAWKKKVGEYVERDENLIDLETDKVVLELPAPQAGVIVKIVEGDGSTVVSNQVIATIDTEAKAGASAAAPAPAAAAAAPAAAKAEAAVMPAAKKAAADAGVDTSKIAGSGRDGRVLKEDVVAAAGKPAAAPAAKAAPAPAVVVAAGDRAEQRVPMSRLRQRVAERLVESQSTAAILTTFNEVNMKPVMDLRNRYKDKFEKEHGIKLGFMGFFVKAAVHALKKYPIVNASVDGTDIVYHGYYDIGVAVGSPRGLVVPVIRNADQLSLADIEKQIADFGKRAQEGKLTMEELSGGTYTISNGGTFGSMMSTPIINPPQSAILGMHATKERAVVEDGQIVARPMMYLAQSYDHRIIDGREAVLSLVAIKEAIEDPARLLLDI, from the coding sequence ATGCTGATCGAAGTCAAAGTCCCGCAACTGCCCGAATCCGTTTCCGAAGCCACGCTGGTGGCTTGGAAGAAGAAGGTCGGCGAATACGTCGAACGCGACGAGAACCTGATCGATCTCGAAACCGACAAGGTCGTGCTGGAACTGCCGGCACCGCAGGCCGGTGTGATCGTCAAGATCGTCGAGGGTGATGGCAGCACCGTGGTGAGCAACCAGGTCATCGCCACCATCGATACCGAAGCCAAGGCCGGCGCCAGCGCCGCCGCCCCGGCGCCCGCTGCCGCTGCAGCCGCACCGGCTGCCGCCAAGGCAGAAGCCGCCGTGATGCCGGCCGCCAAGAAGGCCGCTGCCGATGCGGGCGTGGACACCAGCAAGATCGCCGGATCGGGCCGCGATGGTCGTGTGCTCAAGGAAGATGTTGTTGCTGCTGCCGGCAAGCCGGCCGCCGCACCGGCTGCCAAGGCTGCACCGGCCCCGGCTGTGGTGGTTGCCGCTGGCGATCGCGCTGAGCAGCGAGTGCCGATGTCGCGTCTGCGTCAGCGCGTGGCTGAGCGTCTGGTCGAGTCGCAATCGACCGCCGCCATCCTCACCACCTTCAATGAAGTGAACATGAAGCCGGTGATGGACCTGCGCAACCGCTACAAGGACAAGTTCGAGAAGGAACACGGCATCAAGCTGGGCTTCATGGGCTTCTTCGTGAAGGCCGCCGTGCACGCGCTCAAGAAGTACCCGATCGTCAACGCCTCGGTCGATGGCACCGATATCGTCTACCACGGTTACTACGACATCGGCGTGGCCGTGGGCAGCCCGCGTGGCCTGGTGGTGCCGGTGATCCGCAATGCTGACCAGCTGAGCCTGGCTGACATCGAGAAGCAGATTGCCGACTTCGGCAAGCGTGCTCAGGAAGGCAAGCTGACCATGGAAGAACTGAGCGGCGGCACCTATACGATCTCGAACGGCGGTACCTTCGGCTCGATGATGTCGACTCCGATCATCAACCCGCCGCAAAGCGCGATCTTGGGCATGCATGCCACCAAGGAACGTGCCGTGGTGGAAGACGGCCAGATCGTGGCACGCCCGATGATGTATCTGGCGCAGTCCTACGACCACCGCATCATCGACGGCCGCGAGGCCGTGTTGAGCTTGGTGGCGATCAAGGAAGCCATCGAAGACCCGGCGCGTCTGCTGCTGGATATCTGA
- a CDS encoding 2-oxoglutarate dehydrogenase E1 component: MMQAFQAQSHLFGGNAPFIEDLYEQYLVDPQSVAQEWRDYFDKLQQLPGNTDRDIPRAAIEESFAQMAKQPRVGGMSAAAQSEANKKQVAVLRLISAYRIIGARHASLDPLKRLDQTLLPELDPGTYGLTDADMARTFDCGNLVGPERDTLANILARLKQTYCGTIGLEYMHITTSAQRQWVQKRFEGERSTPSFSKEKKLRILKQITAAETMERYLHTKYVGQKRFSLEGGESMIAAMDHLVQSAGEQGVQEMVIGMAHRGRLNVLVNTLGKRPGDLFSEFEGKYSYDLPSGDVKYHMGFSSDIPTPGGAVHVSLAFNPSHLEIVNPVVVGSARARQQRRGDRTGEQVLPVLLHGDSAFIGLGTNQGTFNLSQTRGYGVGGTVHIVINNQIGFTTSDTRDTRSSLYCTDIAKMIEAPIFHVNGDDPEAVCFVMQAALDFRREFKKDVVIDLVCFRKLGHNEGDDPMLTQPMMYKKIAKHPGVRKMYADRLVTEGLLSAEQADGLIKDYRAALDKGEHVEQTTLTDFKRSFAIDFGAYKGTHWAHPTDTTLSAAEIARLGEKVTKVPDNFKLHPTVEKVMAARRDMATGKQNIDWGMSEILAYGSLLEKGYGVRISGEDSGRGTFSHRHAVMHDQNREKWDAGAYVPLRNLSDSQGHFLVIDSILNEEAVLAFEYGYSSSAPDELVIWEAQFGDFANGAQVVIDQFITSGETKWGRFCGLTMVLPHGYDGQGPEHSSARLERYLQLCAEHNVQVVMPSEAAQMFHVLRRQQLRPYRKPLIILMSKRLLRFKDSMSPLEAYTQGGFRTVIGDPDQPDAKKVKRVVVCSGQVAYDLINARRERDAKDVAIVRLEQLYPFPTDDLRAELGKYTAAREIVWTQEEPKNQGAWYHIRHRLEGLLGPKQTLAFSGRPSSASPAVGYMSKHVAQLKALVDEAINTGK; the protein is encoded by the coding sequence ATGATGCAAGCATTCCAAGCCCAGTCCCATCTGTTCGGCGGCAACGCGCCGTTCATCGAGGATCTGTACGAGCAATATCTTGTTGACCCGCAGTCCGTTGCCCAAGAGTGGCGTGACTACTTCGACAAGCTGCAGCAACTGCCCGGCAATACCGACCGTGACATTCCGCGCGCCGCCATTGAAGAGAGCTTCGCGCAGATGGCCAAGCAGCCGCGCGTGGGCGGCATGTCGGCTGCCGCGCAGAGCGAAGCCAACAAGAAGCAGGTCGCGGTACTGCGCCTGATCTCGGCCTACCGCATCATCGGTGCGCGCCATGCTTCGCTGGATCCGCTCAAGCGTCTCGACCAGACCCTGCTGCCCGAACTCGATCCGGGTACCTACGGCCTGACCGATGCCGACATGGCCCGCACATTCGACTGCGGCAACCTGGTCGGCCCCGAGCGTGACACGCTAGCCAATATCCTTGCCCGTCTCAAGCAGACTTACTGCGGCACCATCGGTCTTGAGTACATGCACATCACCACCTCGGCCCAGCGCCAGTGGGTGCAGAAGCGTTTTGAGGGCGAGCGTTCGACGCCGAGCTTCAGCAAGGAAAAGAAGCTTCGCATCCTCAAGCAGATCACCGCTGCCGAGACCATGGAGCGCTACCTGCACACCAAGTACGTGGGCCAGAAGCGTTTCTCGCTGGAAGGTGGCGAAAGCATGATCGCAGCCATGGACCATCTGGTTCAATCGGCCGGCGAGCAGGGCGTGCAGGAAATGGTTATCGGTATGGCACACCGCGGCCGTCTGAACGTGTTGGTGAATACGCTGGGCAAGCGCCCCGGCGACCTGTTCTCCGAGTTCGAAGGCAAGTACAGCTACGATCTGCCCTCGGGCGATGTGAAGTACCACATGGGCTTCAGTTCCGACATCCCGACACCGGGCGGTGCCGTGCATGTCTCGCTGGCCTTCAACCCGTCCCACCTCGAAATCGTCAACCCGGTGGTCGTCGGTTCGGCTCGTGCGCGTCAGCAACGCCGGGGCGACCGCACCGGTGAGCAGGTGCTGCCGGTGCTGCTGCACGGTGACTCGGCCTTTATCGGCTTGGGTACCAACCAGGGTACCTTCAACCTGTCGCAAACCCGTGGTTACGGCGTGGGCGGTACGGTGCACATCGTCATCAACAACCAGATCGGCTTCACCACCAGCGACACGCGCGACACGCGCTCCTCGCTGTATTGCACTGACATCGCCAAGATGATCGAGGCGCCGATCTTCCACGTGAACGGTGACGATCCTGAAGCCGTCTGCTTTGTCATGCAGGCCGCACTCGATTTCCGCCGCGAGTTCAAGAAAGACGTCGTCATCGACCTCGTCTGTTTCCGCAAGCTGGGTCACAACGAGGGTGATGACCCGATGCTGACGCAGCCGATGATGTACAAGAAGATCGCCAAGCACCCCGGCGTGCGCAAGATGTACGCCGACCGTCTGGTGACCGAAGGCCTGCTGAGTGCCGAACAGGCCGATGGTCTGATCAAGGACTACCGCGCCGCGCTGGACAAGGGCGAGCATGTCGAACAGACCACGCTGACCGACTTCAAACGCAGCTTCGCGATTGATTTTGGCGCCTACAAGGGTACCCACTGGGCCCACCCGACCGACACCACGCTGAGCGCGGCTGAAATCGCCCGCCTCGGGGAGAAGGTCACCAAGGTGCCGGACAACTTCAAGTTGCACCCCACGGTCGAGAAGGTCATGGCTGCACGCCGTGACATGGCGACCGGCAAGCAGAACATCGACTGGGGCATGTCGGAAATCCTCGCTTACGGCTCCTTGCTGGAAAAGGGCTATGGCGTGCGCATTTCGGGCGAAGACTCGGGTCGCGGTACCTTCAGCCATCGCCATGCCGTGATGCATGACCAGAACCGCGAGAAGTGGGATGCGGGTGCCTATGTGCCGCTGCGCAACCTGAGCGACAGCCAAGGCCATTTTTTGGTCATCGACTCCATCCTCAACGAAGAAGCCGTGCTCGCCTTCGAATACGGTTACAGCTCCTCGGCGCCCGACGAGCTGGTGATCTGGGAAGCCCAGTTCGGTGACTTCGCCAACGGTGCTCAGGTTGTGATTGACCAGTTCATTACCTCGGGCGAAACCAAGTGGGGCCGTTTCTGCGGTCTGACCATGGTGCTGCCGCACGGTTACGATGGCCAAGGCCCCGAGCACAGCTCGGCGCGTCTGGAGCGCTATCTGCAGCTGTGTGCCGAGCACAATGTGCAGGTGGTCATGCCCTCCGAAGCCGCACAGATGTTCCATGTGCTGCGTCGCCAACAACTGCGCCCGTACCGTAAGCCGCTGATCATCCTGATGTCCAAGCGCCTCTTGCGCTTCAAGGATTCGATGAGCCCGCTGGAGGCCTACACCCAAGGCGGTTTCCGCACCGTGATTGGCGATCCGGATCAACCGGATGCCAAGAAGGTCAAGCGCGTGGTCGTGTGCTCGGGTCAGGTGGCTTACGACCTGATCAACGCTCGCCGCGAGCGTGATGCCAAGGATGTGGCGATTGTGCGTCTTGAGCAGCTGTATCCGTTCCCGACCGACGATCTGCGTGCCGAGCTGGGCAAATACACGGCCGCCCGCGAAATCGTCTGGACCCAGGAAGAGCCCAAGAACCAAGGTGCCTGGTACCACATCCGCCATCGCCTCGAAGGCTTGCTGGGTCCCAAGCAGACGCTGGCTTTCTCGGGTCGTCCGTCGTCGGCGTCGCCGGCCGTGGGCTACATGAGCAAGCACGTGGCCCAGCTCAAGGCGTTGGTCGACGAAGCGATCAATACTGGCAAGTAA
- the gltA gene encoding citrate synthase: MADSKTVTLTYNDGQNTVELPVLKGSLGPDVVDIRAFGKTGMFTHDPGFMSTSSCESKITFIDGDLGQLYYRGYPIEQLAENSDYLEVCYLLLNGELPTAEQKAQFDYTVMRHNMLHDQIHNFFRGFRRDAHPMAVMVGVVGALSAFYHDSLDINDPRHREVAAFRLIAKLPTIAAQAYRYNRGLPLNYPKAGLTYSENFLHMMFSTPVSEYKVNPVLAKALDRIFTLHADHEQNASTSTVRLSGSSGANPFACIAAGIACLWGPSHGGANEAVLKMLDEIGDVSKVADFMQGVKDKRYKLMGFGHRVYKNMDPRAAIMKKTCDEVLAELGLHNDPKFKLAMELEKIALNDPYFIERKLYPNVDFYSGIVLSAIGIPVSMFTPIFALARTVGWISHWNEMIADPGMKIGRPRQLYTGAPRRDYIPIDKRK; this comes from the coding sequence ATGGCTGATTCCAAGACCGTAACGCTTACCTACAACGACGGCCAGAACACCGTCGAGTTGCCCGTACTGAAGGGCTCGCTGGGTCCGGATGTAGTTGATATCCGCGCGTTCGGCAAAACCGGCATGTTCACGCACGACCCCGGCTTCATGTCCACGTCGAGCTGCGAATCGAAGATCACTTTCATCGATGGCGATCTGGGTCAGCTTTACTACCGCGGTTACCCGATTGAACAACTGGCCGAGAACAGCGACTACCTCGAAGTCTGCTATCTGCTGCTGAATGGCGAGCTGCCTACGGCCGAACAGAAAGCCCAGTTCGACTACACCGTCATGCGCCACAACATGCTGCATGACCAGATCCACAACTTCTTCCGTGGCTTCCGCCGCGATGCTCACCCGATGGCTGTGATGGTCGGCGTGGTGGGTGCCTTGTCGGCCTTCTATCACGACTCCCTGGACATCAACGATCCGCGCCATCGTGAAGTTGCCGCCTTCCGGCTGATCGCCAAGCTGCCGACGATTGCTGCCCAAGCGTATCGCTACAACCGTGGCCTGCCGCTGAACTACCCCAAGGCCGGCCTGACCTACTCCGAGAACTTCCTGCACATGATGTTCTCGACGCCTGTGTCCGAGTACAAGGTCAATCCGGTGCTGGCCAAGGCACTGGATCGCATCTTCACCCTGCACGCCGATCACGAACAGAATGCCTCGACCTCCACGGTTCGCCTGTCGGGCTCCTCGGGCGCCAACCCGTTCGCCTGTATCGCTGCCGGTATTGCCTGCCTGTGGGGCCCGTCGCACGGCGGTGCCAACGAAGCCGTGCTGAAGATGCTCGACGAGATCGGCGATGTGTCGAAGGTTGCCGATTTCATGCAGGGCGTGAAGGACAAGCGCTACAAGCTGATGGGTTTTGGTCATCGCGTTTACAAGAACATGGACCCGCGCGCCGCCATCATGAAGAAGACCTGCGACGAGGTGCTGGCCGAACTGGGCCTGCATAACGATCCGAAGTTCAAGCTCGCCATGGAGCTGGAAAAGATCGCCCTGAACGATCCGTACTTCATCGAACGCAAGCTGTACCCGAACGTGGACTTCTACTCGGGCATCGTGCTCAGCGCTATCGGCATCCCGGTCTCGATGTTCACCCCGATCTTTGCGCTGGCCCGCACCGTGGGCTGGATCTCGCACTGGAACGAAATGATCGCTGACCCCGGCATGAAGATCGGTCGCCCGCGTCAGCTGTACACCGGCGCACCGCGTCGCGACTACATCCCGATCGACAAGCGCAAGTAA
- a CDS encoding succinate dehydrogenase assembly factor 2, with product MHTQADKNRLRWRSRRGLLELDLVFEPFLEHDFDQLTPAELDVYQDLLMLPDNDLLDMVDGRTEPAEPRFAPLLMRLRHWQVTGKQQ from the coding sequence ATGCACACGCAGGCGGACAAGAACCGGCTCCGCTGGCGCTCGCGGCGGGGACTACTGGAGCTTGATCTCGTGTTCGAGCCGTTTCTCGAACACGATTTCGACCAGTTGACCCCGGCCGAACTGGATGTTTACCAAGACTTGCTGATGCTGCCCGACAACGACCTGCTGGATATGGTTGATGGCCGGACTGAACCCGCAGAGCCCCGTTTCGCACCTTTGCTGATGCGACTGCGCCACTGGCAAGTCACGGGTAAACAACAATAA
- a CDS encoding succinate dehydrogenase iron-sulfur subunit: protein MSTQTVHFKIYRYDPDKDAKPYMQDISVEVDPTERKLLDALVKLKVKDDSLSFRRSCREGVCGSDAMNINGKNGLACITDIADLKQPIEIRPLPGLPIIRDLIVDMTHFFKQYHSIKPYVINDTPPPEKERLQDPKDREELDGLYECILCACCSTSCPSFWWNPDKFVGPAGLLAAYRFIADTRDTATNERLDDLEDPYRLFRCHSIMNCVDVCPKHLNPTKAIGKIKELMVKRIA, encoded by the coding sequence ATGAGCACCCAAACCGTACACTTCAAGATCTACCGCTACGATCCGGACAAGGACGCCAAGCCTTACATGCAGGACATCTCGGTCGAGGTAGACCCGACCGAGCGCAAGCTGCTCGACGCCCTGGTGAAACTCAAGGTCAAGGACGACAGTCTGTCGTTCCGCCGCTCCTGCCGTGAAGGCGTGTGCGGTTCCGATGCAATGAACATCAATGGCAAGAACGGCTTGGCTTGCATTACCGATATCGCCGATCTCAAGCAGCCGATCGAGATCCGCCCGCTGCCGGGCCTGCCCATCATCCGCGACCTGATCGTGGACATGACGCACTTCTTCAAGCAGTACCACTCGATCAAGCCGTACGTGATCAACGATACGCCGCCGCCCGAGAAAGAGCGCCTGCAGGATCCGAAAGACCGTGAAGAGCTCGATGGCCTGTACGAGTGCATCCTCTGCGCCTGTTGCTCGACATCCTGCCCCTCGTTCTGGTGGAACCCCGACAAGTTCGTGGGTCCGGCTGGCCTGCTGGCTGCGTATCGCTTCATTGCCGATACGCGCGACACGGCCACCAACGAGCGTCTGGATGATCTCGAAGACCCGTACCGCCTGTTCCGTTGCCACAGCATCATGAACTGCGTGGACGTTTGCCCCAAACACCTCAACCCGACCAAAGCGATTGGCAAGATCAAAGAGCTGATGGTCAAACGCATCGCCTAA
- the sdhA gene encoding succinate dehydrogenase flavoprotein subunit, with the protein MANLPKRTFDAVVVGAGGAGLRAALQLSESGLRTAVLSKVFPTRSHTVAAQGGVSASLGNSEPDHWHWHMYDTVKGSDWLGDQDAIEFMCRAAPQAVIELEHFGMPFDRNADGTIYQRPFGGHMSNFGEKPVPRACAAADRTGHAMLHALYQRNVRANTQFFVEWMALDMIRDADGKVLGVIAMEMETAEIVIFQAKATLFATGGAGRIYASSTNAFINTGDGLGMAARAGIPLEDMEFWQFHPTGVAGAGVLITEGVRGEGGILRNSAGERFMERYAPVAKDLASRDVVSRAMVTEINEGRGCGPAKDHVLLDITHLDPDLIKTKLPGIREISIKFAGVDPITAPIPVVPTCHYQMGGIPTNYRGEVIVDGQVVPGFYAAGEVACASVHGANRLGTNSLLDLVVFGKSAGDSVVEYVKTQVKALPEIPQGEIDRCLARVHRLDNQKNGVEVNDARNAMQRTMQAHCGVFRFKDMLQQGVDKILEVEKMVQQTQIHDKSKVFNTARIEALELENLIEVAKATMISANARTESRGAHVRDDAPDTPETPNGRDDKNWLRHSLWQREGNKLDYKPVNLTPLTVETIALKARSY; encoded by the coding sequence ATGGCGAATCTTCCCAAGCGAACTTTCGATGCAGTGGTGGTGGGTGCCGGTGGTGCCGGTCTGCGCGCTGCACTGCAACTGTCGGAGTCCGGCCTGCGCACCGCCGTGCTGTCCAAAGTCTTCCCTACTCGCTCGCATACGGTTGCCGCGCAAGGTGGTGTGTCCGCTTCGCTGGGTAACTCGGAGCCGGATCACTGGCACTGGCACATGTACGACACCGTCAAGGGCTCGGACTGGCTGGGCGACCAGGACGCCATCGAGTTCATGTGCCGCGCCGCGCCGCAGGCCGTGATCGAGCTCGAGCACTTCGGCATGCCGTTTGACCGTAATGCCGATGGCACCATCTACCAGCGCCCGTTCGGCGGCCATATGTCGAACTTCGGCGAAAAGCCGGTGCCGCGCGCCTGTGCTGCCGCCGACCGTACCGGCCACGCCATGCTGCACGCGCTGTACCAGCGCAATGTGCGCGCCAACACGCAGTTCTTTGTTGAGTGGATGGCGCTGGACATGATCCGCGACGCCGACGGCAAGGTACTTGGCGTGATTGCCATGGAAATGGAAACGGCCGAAATCGTCATCTTCCAGGCCAAGGCCACGCTGTTTGCAACCGGTGGCGCAGGCCGTATCTACGCCTCGTCGACCAATGCCTTCATCAACACCGGCGACGGCCTGGGCATGGCAGCGCGTGCCGGCATCCCGCTCGAAGACATGGAATTCTGGCAGTTCCACCCGACCGGCGTGGCCGGCGCAGGTGTGCTGATTACGGAAGGCGTGCGTGGTGAAGGCGGCATCCTGCGCAACAGCGCGGGTGAGCGCTTCATGGAGCGTTATGCCCCGGTCGCCAAGGATCTGGCTTCGCGTGATGTGGTGTCGCGTGCCATGGTCACCGAAATCAACGAAGGTCGTGGTTGCGGCCCGGCCAAGGATCACGTGTTGCTCGACATCACGCACCTTGACCCGGATCTCATCAAGACCAAGCTGCCCGGTATCCGCGAAATCTCGATCAAGTTTGCCGGCGTGGACCCGATCACGGCGCCGATCCCGGTGGTGCCGACCTGTCACTACCAGATGGGTGGCATCCCCACCAACTACCGCGGCGAAGTCATTGTCGATGGTCAGGTGGTGCCGGGCTTCTACGCTGCAGGCGAAGTCGCCTGTGCTTCGGTGCATGGTGCCAACCGTTTGGGTACCAACTCACTGCTTGATCTGGTGGTGTTCGGCAAGAGCGCGGGCGATTCGGTGGTCGAGTACGTCAAGACGCAGGTCAAGGCATTGCCCGAGATCCCGCAAGGCGAAATCGATCGTTGCCTGGCGCGCGTCCATCGTCTGGATAACCAGAAGAACGGCGTTGAGGTCAACGATGCCCGCAATGCCATGCAGCGCACCATGCAGGCACATTGCGGCGTATTCCGTTTCAAGGACATGCTCCAGCAGGGCGTGGACAAGATTCTCGAAGTGGAAAAGATGGTTCAGCAGACCCAGATCCACGACAAGTCCAAGGTGTTCAACACCGCGCGCATCGAGGCACTGGAGCTGGAAAACCTGATCGAAGTGGCCAAGGCCACGATGATCTCGGCCAATGCCCGCACCGAATCGCGTGGTGCCCACGTGCGTGATGATGCGCCCGATACGCCGGAAACCCCGAACGGCCGAGACGACAAGAACTGGCTGCGCCACAGTCTGTGGCAGCGCGAAGGCAACAAGCTCGACTACAAGCCGGTGAACCTGACTCCGCTGACCGTTGAAACCATCGCGCTCAAAGCGCGCAGCTACTAA
- the sdhD gene encoding succinate dehydrogenase, hydrophobic membrane anchor protein: protein MVNRHVIGAHYGLRDWLLQRVTAVIMLVYTVAVLAFLFLAANASFDTWRSLFAHTGVKVLSTLTVLALLLHAWVGVRDIWMDYVKPLGLRVTLHVLTILWLIASFVYAISVLWGV from the coding sequence GTGGTAAACCGTCACGTTATCGGTGCGCACTATGGTCTGCGCGACTGGCTGCTACAGCGGGTTACCGCCGTGATCATGCTGGTCTACACCGTGGCCGTTCTGGCCTTCCTGTTCCTGGCGGCCAATGCCAGTTTCGATACCTGGCGTTCGCTGTTTGCCCATACCGGTGTGAAGGTACTCTCCACCTTGACCGTGCTGGCCTTGCTGCTGCACGCATGGGTGGGTGTCCGTGATATCTGGATGGATTACGTCAAGCCGCTCGGCCTGCGCGTCACGCTGCATGTGCTGACCATCCTCTGGCTGATTGCCAGCTTTGTGTATGCAATTTCCGTGTTGTGGGGTGTGTAA
- the sdhC gene encoding succinate dehydrogenase, cytochrome b556 subunit, which translates to MEKTRPKHLDLPKIRLPIPGIVSILHRVSGAVLFLAIPLVIWLLAGSLASEARYEAFRGFISHPVIKLGLIGLLWAYLHHACAGIRFLFLDVHKGIELDTARNTAKLVMVVSLVLTAVIGGLLW; encoded by the coding sequence ATGGAGAAAACACGGCCCAAGCATCTGGACCTCCCCAAGATCCGGCTTCCCATTCCGGGCATCGTTTCTATTCTGCATCGTGTCAGCGGCGCAGTCCTGTTCCTCGCGATTCCTTTGGTGATCTGGCTGCTCGCCGGTTCGCTCGCCAGCGAGGCGCGCTATGAGGCATTTCGCGGCTTCATCAGTCATCCCGTCATCAAGCTGGGTCTGATCGGACTCCTGTGGGCCTACCTGCACCATGCCTGCGCCGGCATCCGCTTCCTGTTCCTTGATGTGCACAAGGGGATCGAACTCGATACCGCACGTAATACCGCCAAGCTTGTCATGGTGGTCAGCCTTGTTCTCACTGCCGTCATCGGAGGTCTGCTGTGGTAA
- a CDS encoding GntR family transcriptional regulator, with product MALVSQSARQDMPSRQPLYAQVRSRVIAGIEQGEWGAGEALPSEIELADRFGVSSGTVRKGLDSLVAEGVLVRRQGLGTFVALADDEWGRAELPAGARAVDASLELLACARSHAGEEAAVALGLRRGAAVLLITRLVRVLGEPFALIDSYVAADRFEGVDARRIRQADCKLHRVWWREFGLRVVAGEPQFRAVLAGRDESRLLGVPADGPLLEVARLAAGLDGQAVEWSVLRCRTDRYVYRV from the coding sequence ATGGCCCTTGTTTCTCAATCCGCCAGGCAGGACATGCCCAGCCGCCAGCCGCTGTACGCGCAGGTGCGTTCGCGGGTGATTGCGGGGATCGAGCAGGGAGAGTGGGGCGCAGGCGAAGCCCTGCCTAGTGAGATCGAGTTGGCTGATCGCTTTGGCGTCAGCTCCGGCACGGTTCGCAAAGGCCTCGATAGCCTTGTGGCTGAAGGGGTGCTGGTACGACGTCAGGGCTTGGGTACGTTTGTGGCCCTCGCCGACGACGAGTGGGGGCGGGCTGAGTTGCCGGCCGGTGCCAGAGCGGTGGATGCGTCGTTGGAGTTGCTTGCTTGCGCGCGCAGTCACGCGGGCGAGGAGGCGGCGGTGGCGCTCGGTTTACGCCGCGGTGCGGCGGTGTTGCTGATTACGCGTCTGGTGCGCGTGCTGGGTGAGCCCTTTGCGTTGATCGATAGCTATGTGGCTGCCGATCGCTTCGAGGGCGTGGATGCACGGCGCATCCGTCAGGCCGATTGCAAGCTGCATCGGGTATGGTGGCGCGAATTCGGTTTGCGTGTCGTGGCGGGTGAGCCGCAGTTTCGGGCGGTGCTGGCAGGTCGCGATGAATCACGTCTTCTCGGGGTGCCGGCAGATGGCCCGCTCCTGGAGGTGGCAAGACTGGCTGCCGGGCTCGATGGTCAGGCAGTGGAATGGTCGGTATTGCGTTGTCGTACCGATCGCTATGTATACCGGGTGTAG
- a CDS encoding malate dehydrogenase, with protein MKKPVRVAVTGAAGQIGYSLLFRIASGEMLGKDQPVILQMLELPMEKAQAALKGVMMELEDCAFPLLAGMVGTDDPEVAFKDVDVALLVGARPRGPGMERKDLLLENAKIFTAQGAALNKVASRDVKVLVVGNPANTNAYIAMKSAPDLPAKNFTAMLRLDHNRALSQLATRAEVAVADIDKLIVWGNHSPTMYPDYRFATVGGASLKAKINDEAWNRETFIPKVGKRGAAIIEARGLSSAASAANAAIDHIRDWVLGTNGKWVTMGIPSDGSYGIPEGVMYGVPVTCANGEYTRVTGLEIDEYSRTMMDKTLAELEEERAGVAHLLG; from the coding sequence ATGAAGAAACCCGTTCGCGTTGCCGTTACCGGCGCTGCCGGCCAGATTGGCTACAGCCTGCTGTTCCGTATTGCTTCCGGCGAGATGCTGGGCAAAGACCAGCCGGTGATCCTGCAGATGCTTGAACTGCCCATGGAAAAGGCTCAGGCCGCACTCAAGGGCGTAATGATGGAACTGGAAGACTGCGCCTTCCCGCTGCTGGCCGGCATGGTCGGCACCGATGATCCCGAAGTCGCCTTCAAGGATGTGGATGTGGCCCTGCTGGTGGGTGCCCGTCCGCGCGGCCCCGGCATGGAGCGCAAGGACCTGCTGCTCGAAAACGCCAAGATTTTCACCGCTCAGGGTGCCGCCCTGAACAAGGTTGCCAGCCGCGACGTGAAGGTGCTGGTTGTCGGTAACCCGGCCAACACCAACGCCTACATCGCCATGAAGTCGGCCCCGGATCTGCCGGCCAAGAACTTCACCGCCATGCTGCGTCTGGACCACAACCGCGCTCTGTCGCAACTGGCAACGCGCGCAGAAGTGGCCGTGGCCGATATCGACAAACTGATCGTCTGGGGCAACCACAGCCCCACGATGTACCCGGACTACCGCTTCGCCACCGTGGGCGGCGCATCGCTCAAGGCCAAGATCAACGACGAAGCCTGGAACCGCGAAACGTTCATCCCCAAGGTCGGCAAGCGTGGCGCCGCCATCATCGAAGCCCGCGGCCTGTCGTCGGCTGCTTCGGCTGCCAACGCCGCCATCGACCACATCCGTGACTGGGTGCTGGGTACGAACGGCAAGTGGGTGACGATGGGTATCCCGTCGGATGGTAGCTATGGCATCCCCGAAGGCGTGATGTACGGCGTACCCGTGACCTGCGCCAACGGTGAATACACCCGCGTGACCGGTCTGGAAATCGACGAATACAGCCGCACGATGATGGACAAGACGCTGGCCGAGCTCGAAGAAGAGCGCGCTGGCGTAGCACACCTGCTGGGCTGA